The genomic interval TTTTTCAAAGATTGCATACATTTCGTGTTTATATTTCTTAAGTTGGTATGTTACACCTGTATTTAAATCATACTTTACATTATGATCTAAAAATTCTCTTGAAGCTATATGGTACCCACCCGCAAACAGTTTTGATGAAAAACTCGGTTTAGCGTATATTCCAATTTCCTTTAAGTCTGTTACATATTTGTCATGACACTGTTTAAAGCTTTCAGCAAAGCCTTCTACATCGCTTTTTAAAAGAAGCCGCTTTGATGTTTTGTAATTAGAAATCAGGCTTTCAAAGTCCCCAACTACCCTTCTCAACCACGGATAAACTATGTCATGAACAAAAtctttccaaaaaaataatttagtgcAATAGATCGTCTTTGAGAGGTTAAAATCGTGTTTAGTTATACCATTTATACCAGACAGACGTTCATAAAAACTTGCTTTTCCATCTTTCTCTGGGTGGAAAACAGCGGAACATGTCTGACTAAACTGTCCAGCGAAATCATTGTACAAACAATCATCTTGAATAGAAAAAGTCTTTGCTTTAATTTCATTCTCAAAGTCACtccatattttattaaactcagCCTTTTTTTCGTCATTACTTTTTGAGGATGAAACTATCTCAGCAGTTTTGTCCCGTAGTTGATCTCTTTTAGATGAATTTATTGTAGATGTTTCCATTTTCACCAACTGTTCATCAAAATACCTATTTGTGTCATTTTCTGTACGTCTTTTCAATTCCTGAAATTCGTTTTCGAATCTTTCTACATACAATGAGCCCCAGTTGCATATTTGCTGTTCTTCCAAAAACTTCATGAATTCTTTTTTCATTCCAGCTGTATTCCTCGAGatgaatgcatttatcaaaGAAACTACTTcttgtctgttctgttttaaTTCGTCTTCATTCTGACAGTCAgacatatatttgaaacattgatTTGCATGTTCGTCTCTCACCAGAAAGCCATTTTTTCTGACTAAGAGTTTGAAATGGTCTTCAGTCTGAAAATATGCTTTCATTTCCATGCTACTTCGAAAGGTGAATATAAAGTTTTCCGAATTTATACCATCCCACACGTCAAACGCAAGCTGAGATAAATCTGAGAAAGATTTAAAGCCATAATCGGTTAAATGTGTCATAACTTTATCTTTCAATTCCAATATACGCTTACTGTAATCAGGGCTAATTCGCCTCAAAGAATGACCACCTTGCCATAAATTTTGAACAGGGTGTACATCCTTTCCCGCGTCAAACTTAAGGACATGTTTAGCATTATGAATATCTGGAATCCCTTCAGTTTTGGCAGCCTCTTGAGCCGCTGAATCTAATGTTGAGTCGAAATCCCTGTATACTTCTTTCATGTAGACATCTGTAAAACTGACTGTTACGTTGTGatgaataaagaaacatttatgaCCTAGAACGATTCGACTTTGTGACgatttaattttgataagagCGTGTATAACAATTTGCAAGATGTCTTTCATATCTGCTAATTTTTCACCCATAACATTGATTATTGACAAGTTTCCTAAACCAGTAGCAAATGTAGCAAGTTCATTATCTAGAGTAGTAGGCCTCCAGACATCGGATAACAACGGTGATCTAAGGCCTTCTGTGTCTAAAATCATAACGTAATTCGACTCTTCATTGTCTGAGTTGTGCTGCCCCACAGGAAGCAACCTTGCTTGTATTCCTGTGGTACAGCGACCCGACCTTACAGCAAACTGCACTccaaacattgtatttaaaacagtaGACTTACCAGAGCTTTGTAGCCCTAAGACggaaatagtttttattttattcacaggCAGCCTTCCGTCTAgtgatttaaaaacatattgcaacCATCTTCGTGGCATGAAAAAGGAATCCGTCATTAGTTCAACTGTCTCGCCCTCAATGATTAAATTAGAAAATGTGTCTACACAGTCGTTTACACTTGGCAAACGATATTTCATAGGGTCTTCATCTAATTCAATGATCGAATCATAAACGTGACTGATTTCACGAAAAAGATGCTCAACTGTAAGAGATGAAAGCTTTATGATCCTATCTAATTCTGAGAAGCGAACTTTATTTTCCTTATCCGATGTTTGACTTGTATGATCGTTCTTGCTTTCAGCAATCATGTCTAATAATTCGACTTTGTCCTTGGCCTTTTGGCATAAGAAATGAGataatttttgttcaataagAATTCTAAGCCACCCAATGAAGTACTTTTGCCTCATGTTTAGTGGTTGTGTATTAACAAGATATTTTGCTAGAAGTCGGACggagtttgaaatatttgaaaggcATTCTTTCCGAGTGttataaataaagttgttatgcTGTTCTATTTCATTTCGATCTACTGCCTGGTTTTGTAATCTCAACGTTTTAATCAATTTTGGAGATTCAAAATATGACACTGGTGTCAAATGACTAACGCAGTTTTGAAAGCTGTTTTTGTCATTCTTTTGTCCAATTTCAGTAATGCAGTTTTGAAATCTGTTTTTGTCATTCCTTTGTTCAATTTCAGTAGTCATCTCTGCCATCAGACATTTTGCTAATTCCTTTCCTAAACTTAAGTCTTCGTTTTCGTCCTCTCCTAAAACGTGACCATTGTTTTCGTTAAATGTGTTGATCCTTTCTTCTAACGTCAGCACAGCCTgacatgttttcaaatgttccGCTATGTTACTCAACAtgtttttcaatagtttttcaGTTTCCTTTTCTGTTCCCTTTTCATGTGTcgaaataactttaaatatattttcgtgATCATTGCGtaacttctttattttgacTTGTATACTGATTTTAGCTTCTTTCTCGATATTATTGTGTTCAGAAAACAATATTACGCATGTTGGTATTTCAATGAGCAGTTTGCTGTAATTCTCAAAATTGCTCACCATTTCGTTAAGCTCAATGATAACAACAAACAAATCTGttgttttaatcaaacattTCCAAATAGCAGTTTGAGAATTGAATTCTTCCATAAAGTCGCTtctgacatttaaatatgttcttatcggtttgttttcatttgtagaAGTATCCCAAAATATCTCGACGACTCTTTTTAAAAGAACGCGACTTAACAGGCCTGACTTGCATTCCCTATTGAAAAAGATTGAGAATGCGTCTTTCCTATTTTGGATCAAGCGATTAAGAAACATTGATTACGAAAATTTTGGCCTACCAAGGCGAACAAAAGTTATAACATTGGTTTTCATGGTCAAAGCGCAACGCTCGAAATTATCATCTGAAATCGGAAACTGTTGTAAAGGCCAAAGGGAAACTCGAAGCGCATCCGTTTCAACTGAATGGTACAAAAAGGGCATGGCAAGTTTGCACAGATACATCTTCTTAAAAAGCGCTTGTTTCAGAAGTCCATCGCATGAATGAAATGTGGCCATAAATATGTCCATGGCACACATTTCAGTTACCGTTTGGGAGTCATGTTCACTATATTCTTCAAGCCAATCGCCCATATCATCCTGCTCTGTGTCAGGTACGTTATCTCTGCCTTCCCAATTGCCGTGAAGAAGTTCGTGGAGAAGTGCCCACGGCGTATTTGATAGTCCCCTGTCAGATTTCGGACTTTTGGACTTCGAAATGTCTATAGCCAGTGCTTCGTTCAGCGTAATTTTTTTACTAAGTCTTTCAGTCAGACCGAGCTCACCGAAAACTGCTTTCACTTCTGCTGTGAAAGAAAAATgctataattatgtattattttatggcTCTTCCATTCACCCAtgcttatcaacatttaaatagcTTTCAATACTTGTGTGATATCCAATTGTATAGGTATTCAAGAGCATGCTGTCCGCGTCTCTTGTCCGCATCCGTAGTCCGCGTACATGTTACAACCGAACCAGTAACATAATGATGAGTCTATTTCATGTGTCCTAATACGCATATGCATCCGTAAAGAATCAGTCTGTGAGCGATTTAAGCAAACGCAGATCGAAAGCGGTCATGGTTTGgtttgaaaaatgtatataaaaagtgGGAAGAAAATCAAGTGAACATATAATTTACaggaatacattttcaaaaaagcaaaagACACGGACATTGAACAACACTGTGTACTCCGCTTCGTTTTAGTTCATGAAGcgaatgaaagaaaataaataacgttCACAAATAGCcctttaaaccaaaacatatgTGAAacatatgtgaaaaactacagaaacaagctcattagccaaaagtttaaacataagccaTAAATACTCGTTCAATATTTGATAGTACAAACAGGCTTTTCGTGGATTCCCAAGTACTGCGTTTGAGGGCGAGTGGATGAGACTGCTATAACAGATATTGTCCCGCTCAACAACGTGATAAGCATCAATGGATAGTGTGAAACTTATCATTATGTGACGACGTATCTTTTGATTGATTTGTGGGGTCAAGTTAAAAGTCGCTGAAACGAACAGTAGAAAAGGGGTTTCAGCACAATTACCTAAGTCAGCATTAATGGATAGTGATGATTATTGGTGTTTAATGTAGCAATGTAAATACTTAGCATGGGATTGTTGGGTTAATTTCACAGTCGCTTTAactaatatttgaaaaaatggtttctgcatAGTAACGGGAATTCTTTGCTGATCAAGCGAGTTGTATAACAGTTTGGATCATTATGATCaaggtaaaaaatattgattccGCTGAATAACTATTGCAATAATTGGCGTTAAGTGATGAAACTTGTTGTATGTGAAGAGGTAGCTTTGGGTCGCTGTTTTGGTCGGTGCGGTTAACGTCGCTGTTACCAAAACTAGAAAAAATGGACTCTATTCAATAACTTAAGATAGGAATAACTTAAAGTGTTGACACTTTGTATATATACAGCAAGCtaatgttaacatatattatgattttatttggtATCAGtgggatcaaggtcaaggtgactataactaaaaaaagaaaattaatttcagCTAAATCATTGTTGTGAGAGATAAAATTTATTGTGTAGGACGCTAACGTCAAGACAAACTTTGGGATTGCTTTGGAACAGTAGGTTAAAGGTCTCTGTTACAAGTTGACAAATTATTCAtaactttatataaaattgataaaaagtgatgatttttttcttgtagGCATACCTTTAGATTGCTATTGATCAACGTCAAGGTAGTAGTTAAACAAAGTCCATAATGGTTTATTCTCAATAATTTAAACTAGAACTGATTGAGGCTGGTTAAACTTGTTGTGCCAAAGGTTATATATAGGTCATATATAGACACATCTTGTAATAGCTTTTGGAGTCAGTAATATGAACGTAAAGGTAGCTGTTTACAAagcttaaaacatgttttctgttAGCACTCATGGCTATGCAACCTAGTATATAACAAATTCGTACGGGGTTGTACTTTTGGATTACGTCTTGGGTCattggggtcaaggtcaagctcattaataataaatatatgaaaaatattcagCATACTCGTGTGAAACATACCCTTCGGTTGGAtgttatttgctttaaatatgaactcagttttaaatcaattatttttgctAAGAGGTGTAGTTGTTCAACaagctttatatattatttgagGTTAGAAGGTCACGATCTGTATATTAAttctcaaaacaaaatattgcacaCATTAAACGCCTGGTTTCTTCGCATAGTGGCGTTGTTACTTGTTCCTTTTTTActtgaatgatatttttatttgttgataccaatatattatattttcgttAGTAGAATTAATCCAACATAATTAAAGCATCTAACCTGCAGTGATGGAACTGTGTCTTGCTCTCCCAGTTAATTTAATGTTGGCAGCAATTGCAACATCCGTTGTCATGAAAATGGAGATGTCAAACCAAGGAGGCTGTGTATTTGATTGCACCATGTATGCCAAACAATGgtgtatatcaaataaaatcttCTCATTCTCGCCGACAATTTGAATCTCTTGTAATGTGCCTTTTGT from Mya arenaria isolate MELC-2E11 chromosome 7, ASM2691426v1 carries:
- the LOC128240808 gene encoding interferon-induced very large GTPase 1-like isoform X1 gives rise to the protein MFLNRLIQNRKDAFSIFFNRECKSGLLSRVLLKRVVEIFWDTSTNENKPIRTYLNVRSDFMEEFNSQTAIWKCLIKTTDLFVVIIELNEMVSNFENYSKLLIEIPTCVILFSEHNNIEKEAKISIQVKIKKLRNDHENIFKVISTHEKGTEKETEKLLKNMLSNIAEHLKTCQAVLTLEERINTFNENNGHVLGEDENEDLSLGKELAKCLMAEMTTEIEQRNDKNRFQNCITEIGQKNDKNSFQNCVSHLTPVSYFESPKLIKTLRLQNQAVDRNEIEQHNNFIYNTRKECLSNISNSVRLLAKYLVNTQPLNMRQKYFIGWLRILIEQKLSHFLCQKAKDKVELLDMIAESKNDHTSQTSDKENKVRFSELDRIIKLSSLTVEHLFREISHVYDSIIELDEDPMKYRLPSVNDCVDTFSNLIIEGETVELMTDSFFMPRRWLQYVFKSLDGRLPVNKIKTISVLGLQSSGKSTVLNTMFGVQFAVRSGRCTTGIQARLLPVGQHNSDNEESNYVMILDTEGLRSPLLSDVWRPTTLDNELATFATGLGNLSIINVMGEKLADMKDILQIVIHALIKIKSSQSRIVLGHKCFFIHHNVTVSFTDVYMKEVYRDFDSTLDSAAQEAAKTEGIPDIHNAKHVLKFDAGKDVHPVQNLWQGGHSLRRISPDYSKRILELKDKVMTHLTDYGFKSFSDLSQLAFDVWDGINSENFIFTFRSSMEMKAYFQTEDHFKLLVRKNGFLVRDEHANQCFKYMSDCQNEDELKQNRQEVVSLINAFISRNTAGMKKEFMKFLEEQQICNWGSLYVERFENEFQELKRRTENDTNRYFDEQLVKMETSTINSSKRDQLRDKTAEIVSSSKSNDEKKAEFNKIWSDFENEIKAKTFSIQDDCLYNDFAGQFSQTCSAVFHPEKDGKASFYERLSGINGITKHDFNLSKTIYCTKLFFWKDFVHDIVYPWLRRVVGDFESLISNYKTSKRLLLKSDVEGFAESFKQCHDKYVTDLKEIGIYAKPSFSSKLFAGGYHIASREFLDHNVKYDLNTGVTYQLKKYKHEMYAIFEKELEDRYEERTASIIFFLELENCLKGVIESKLSTSLCKRFLILIPNTKRKLIASVCEYITTVDPCEVFKYTRDPKQFALEWFKRNCLGLFDKTLEDELECHLTDIEKDIKNALKHCEQQCKQHNELTTNKWLEHFENEFKNVPIDPKRFPGFLNKNKFKTAVHFSAALLDENQLKNMLSILKDELKRSVTKNDFTDSFDFRSMFDDIWGCPELCPFCREPCIKGKDHTPDSKHECLQHKPPSFKGVRDKYNNYRFDVCNYVVGLRTCAYRCSDINGACNCTKSKLPDIFAIMFLFFGVQSGEFHLYNKYMYIEPFKHWDIKVSKASEECSRFWAWFSSQYYNEICTHFVGKHENIPERWEKISKDKAIASLYEPFM